Proteins encoded together in one Candidatus Deferrimicrobium sp. window:
- a CDS encoding outer membrane protein assembly factor BamD: protein MPKARRALAPLVALLLLLLSTGCSEKLSRQTGLTDADLLARGEKQAEQKKYKAASESFQVLLERYPTSPLAARAQFGLASSRMANKNEIEAEVAFDDFLRLYPADPKIPDALFMKGTLQSRQVLPPGRDQGKTTEAIKTYTLFLEREPGSPRAQVVSGKIRELRNRLALHEAAVVNHYLSRKLFDSAEARARRAVATYPDVPATPTLLSLLAKALEKQGKREEAGNIRKTLVEKYPEHGGKKR from the coding sequence GCGCTCCTCCTCCTGCTGCTCTCAACCGGTTGCTCCGAGAAGTTGTCCCGACAGACGGGGCTCACCGACGCCGATCTGCTCGCACGCGGGGAAAAACAGGCGGAGCAGAAAAAATACAAGGCCGCCTCGGAGTCCTTCCAGGTCCTCCTCGAGCGGTACCCCACCTCCCCGCTGGCGGCGCGGGCGCAGTTCGGTCTCGCTTCAAGCCGGATGGCGAACAAGAATGAGATCGAGGCGGAGGTGGCGTTTGATGACTTCCTGCGTCTCTACCCCGCGGACCCGAAGATCCCCGACGCCCTGTTCATGAAGGGGACCCTCCAATCGCGGCAAGTCCTGCCCCCCGGGCGGGACCAGGGGAAGACGACGGAGGCGATCAAGACATACACGCTGTTCCTCGAGCGGGAGCCGGGCTCCCCCCGCGCGCAGGTGGTTTCGGGGAAGATCCGTGAGCTTCGCAACCGGCTGGCCCTGCACGAGGCGGCCGTTGTGAACCACTACCTCTCCAGGAAACTGTTCGACAGCGCCGAGGCGCGGGCCCGGAGGGCGGTCGCGACGTACCCCGACGTGCCGGCCACCCCGACGCTCCTCTCCCTGCTTGCGAAGGCTCTCGAAAAGCAGGGGAAGAGGGAAGAGGCGGGGAACATCCGGAAGACGCTGGTGGAGAAATATCCCGAACACGGGGGGAAGAAACGGTGA